In Rhodamnia argentea isolate NSW1041297 chromosome 11, ASM2092103v1, whole genome shotgun sequence, one genomic interval encodes:
- the LOC115736297 gene encoding putative glycine-rich cell wall structural protein 1: MEISSFVGALLTLLLAAGSLSFPSVTEGFHVAEVREGETEVNATSIHETPRGSRGAFVDNVEAKDKSSAWQDAVATVSNGGGGGGGGGGGGGGGGGSGRGGPGGAKKRSTMHKRKMRRGGSGGTGGGSGTGGGGGGGGGGGGGGSGKGSGWGKGSGGGGGGGGGGGGSGGGGGGGGGGGGGGGGGGGSGGGGGGGGQGGGWGWGGGGGSGGKGGGCWMRPGCGGHG; this comes from the coding sequence ATGGAGATCTCGAGCTTCGTCGGAGCTCTGCTTACGTTGTTACTAGCTGCGGGGTCGCTGAGTTTCCCGAGCGTGACCGAGGGGTTCCATGTCGCCGAggtgagagagggagaaacGGAAGTCAACGCAACTTCCATCCACGAGACTCCGCGTGGAAGTCGTGGTGCTTTCGTTGACAATGTGGAGGCAAAGGACAAGAGTTCGGCTTGGCAGGATGCAGTGGCAACCGTGTCTAATGGTGGgggcggtggaggaggaggaggaggaggaggaggtggcggtggtggcAGTGGACGGGGTGGTCCAGGAGGTGCCAAGAAACGAAGCACGAtgcacaaaaggaaaatgagaagagGCGGCAGTGGTGGAACCGGAGGTGGTTCAGGCACAGGTGGCGGtggaggcggcggtggcggcggcggcggcggaggaagtGGTAAAGGATCTGGATGGGGCAAAGGCAGCGGTgggggaggtggaggaggagggggaggtggTGGGAgtggaggagggggagggggaggcggtggcggtggcggtggcggtggcggtggcggcggcagtGGCGGGGGAGGTGGAGGAGGCGGACAAGGAGGAGGATGGGGTTGGGGTGGCGGAGGAGGCAGCGGCGGGAAGGGCGGCGGCTGCTGGATGAGGCCGGGCTGCGGAGGGCATGGATAA